A portion of the Chryseobacterium tructae genome contains these proteins:
- a CDS encoding ATP-binding protein, with protein MIDNIKPKEATSIINSLVSGVVPKMGVQHITVGRSDEVNAFIGSLEDVKNGLSLVKFWIGDFGSGKSFMLHLLNTVALKQKFVVANADFTPDNRLYANDGKSVILYSAIMDNIAIQTKPEGGALQTLLEKWIEQVISKTAEENQISLMEIRNDQYLSLIQNSIMKTVNEITEVGGFDFGSAIVKYYEGYIKGDELLRRNALKWLKGEYTTKTEARQDLGIREIINDSNYYDMLKNFCKLFVSMGYSGFMINLDEAINLYKISVSASREKNYEKILSIYNDCFQGKVSNLFINFAGTKEFLENERRGLFSYQALKSRLEGNKFETSEFRDFAQPVIKLMPLNHNEIFVLLKKLKLIFDFNYKIELNITDEEISVFMEEMFNKPGAAEFLTPREVIRDFLNILNIIRQNPDVDKGRLFGDIEISDERPNDLILLDSIEEL; from the coding sequence ATGATTGACAATATCAAACCCAAAGAAGCAACCTCCATTATCAATTCACTGGTAAGCGGCGTGGTTCCAAAGATGGGAGTACAACATATTACAGTAGGAAGATCTGATGAAGTAAATGCATTCATCGGTTCCCTTGAAGACGTTAAAAATGGACTTAGTCTTGTGAAATTCTGGATTGGGGATTTCGGAAGTGGGAAATCTTTTATGCTTCATCTCTTAAATACAGTAGCTTTAAAACAAAAATTTGTTGTGGCCAATGCAGATTTTACTCCGGATAACAGGCTGTATGCCAATGATGGAAAAAGTGTGATTCTCTATTCTGCCATCATGGATAATATTGCCATCCAGACCAAGCCGGAAGGTGGTGCTTTGCAAACGCTTTTGGAAAAATGGATTGAGCAGGTGATCTCAAAAACAGCAGAAGAAAACCAAATTTCTTTAATGGAAATAAGAAATGATCAATATTTAAGCTTGATTCAAAATTCCATTATGAAAACGGTCAATGAAATTACTGAGGTAGGCGGATTCGATTTTGGTTCTGCCATCGTAAAATACTATGAAGGCTATATCAAAGGGGATGAATTATTGCGTCGTAATGCATTAAAATGGCTGAAAGGAGAATATACGACCAAAACAGAAGCCCGACAGGATCTGGGAATAAGAGAAATCATTAATGACTCCAATTATTATGATATGCTGAAGAATTTCTGTAAGCTTTTTGTAAGCATGGGATACAGTGGTTTTATGATCAATCTGGATGAAGCGATCAATCTTTACAAAATATCCGTTTCTGCTTCCCGTGAAAAAAACTATGAGAAGATCTTATCCATTTATAATGACTGTTTTCAAGGAAAAGTATCTAATCTTTTCATCAACTTTGCCGGAACAAAAGAGTTTTTGGAAAATGAAAGAAGAGGACTTTTCAGTTATCAGGCTTTAAAATCCAGATTGGAAGGGAATAAATTTGAAACTTCTGAATTTCGAGATTTTGCACAGCCGGTTATTAAACTGATGCCTTTGAACCACAATGAGATCTTTGTTTTGCTTAAAAAATTAAAACTAATCTTTGATTTCAATTACAAAATAGAACTAAATATTACAGATGAGGAGATTTCTGTTTTTATGGAAGAGATGTTCAATAAACCGGGAGCTGCAGAATTTCTTACCCCAAGAGAAGTGATCAGAGACTTTCTGAATATTCTCAATATCATCAGGCAAAATCCTGATGTAGATAAAGGAAGACTTTTCGGAGATATTGAAATTTCTGATGAAAGACCCAATGATCTGATACTTTTAGATAGTATTGAAGAACTATGA
- a CDS encoding helicase-related protein, whose product MKLKQISERVGGHKNYFSHHSSVDKEVREYVEFFAKNSTLENFCISCTSTLELGIDIGNVDEVVQIDATHSIASLIQRVGRSGRREGKASNLFLYATDKWSLLQSLACWLLYQEQYIEPISINERPYDVLVHQILSIVKGTSGISLSKLLEDITTNSVFIKIKREEAEEIITHLITLDFLEKLGNELIIGIEGEEVVNSRDFYSLFETQVFFKVSSNGVKIGELPLSPQIRENENIYLSAKIWSIIDIDFKTKKIEVIPAKDGKKPTFFGDAADTAHRIREKMLEILITKETYDFLDDMSREALNDLRKEFCVFTLNDFKTERPLLVSNEHLTFYSFTSSKINRTLQFILNLSEVKSILHDEESLFEIENSDGSKFITILNDINRNQNIDQELINLLENTPEMIDFSKWGKYLPIQYQAALLKEKYFDFEGCYTYIQQLKCIENKLERSN is encoded by the coding sequence GTGAAATTAAAGCAAATATCAGAAAGAGTAGGCGGGCATAAGAATTATTTTTCACATCATTCTTCGGTAGATAAGGAAGTAAGAGAATATGTAGAGTTTTTTGCCAAAAATTCTACTCTTGAAAATTTTTGCATCTCCTGTACTTCAACCCTGGAGTTGGGGATTGATATCGGAAATGTAGACGAAGTTGTACAGATTGATGCTACTCATAGTATTGCCTCTCTGATCCAAAGGGTAGGAAGGAGTGGAAGAAGAGAAGGTAAAGCCAGTAACTTATTTTTATATGCCACTGATAAATGGAGTTTATTACAATCATTAGCATGCTGGCTGCTGTATCAGGAACAATATATAGAGCCTATTTCCATCAATGAAAGGCCTTATGATGTTTTAGTCCACCAGATTTTATCTATTGTTAAAGGTACATCGGGAATCTCTTTGTCTAAACTGTTGGAGGATATTACAACGAATTCTGTTTTCATAAAGATAAAAAGAGAAGAGGCAGAAGAGATTATCACTCATCTTATTACGCTTGATTTTTTGGAAAAGTTGGGAAATGAGCTAATCATCGGAATAGAAGGCGAAGAAGTTGTTAATAGCAGAGATTTTTACAGTCTTTTTGAAACACAGGTTTTCTTCAAAGTTTCCAGTAATGGGGTTAAGATAGGGGAATTGCCTTTATCTCCGCAAATAAGAGAAAATGAAAATATCTACTTGTCAGCAAAGATCTGGAGCATTATTGATATTGATTTTAAAACAAAAAAAATAGAGGTAATACCCGCCAAAGATGGGAAAAAGCCAACATTCTTCGGAGATGCAGCTGATACGGCTCACCGAATCCGGGAAAAAATGCTTGAAATACTTATTACAAAAGAAACATATGACTTCTTGGATGATATGAGTAGGGAAGCTCTTAATGATTTAAGGAAAGAATTTTGTGTGTTTACTCTCAATGATTTTAAAACGGAGAGGCCTTTATTGGTTAGCAATGAGCATCTTACTTTTTATTCCTTTACCAGTTCTAAAATCAACAGAACTTTACAGTTTATTCTAAACCTATCGGAAGTTAAAAGTATCCTTCATGATGAAGAGAGTCTTTTTGAAATAGAAAATTCTGACGGTAGTAAGTTTATCACTATTTTGAATGATATTAACAGGAATCAGAATATTGATCAGGAGCTTATCAATTTACTGGAGAACACTCCTGAAATGATAGACTTTTCGAAATGGGGGAAATACCTGCCTATTCAATATCAGGCTGCCTTATTAAAAGAAAAATATTTTGATTTTGAAGGGTGCTATACCTATATTCAGCAGTTGAAATGCATAGAAAATAAGTTGGAACGATCCAATTAA
- a CDS encoding helix-turn-helix domain-containing protein has product MLLDYLKSYHDDKAPYSFLIPLTRQQLASLIGLRVETVIRTIKQMEKDKIVKLEKRKIYY; this is encoded by the coding sequence TTGCTGCTAGATTATCTGAAAAGTTATCATGATGATAAAGCACCATACTCCTTCCTGATCCCACTTACCAGACAACAATTGGCATCATTGATCGGGCTTCGTGTAGAAACTGTGATACGAACGATCAAACAAATGGAAAAAGATAAGATTGTCAAACTTGAGAAAAGGAAAATTTATTATTAA
- a CDS encoding GlcG/HbpS family heme-binding protein, whose product MELSYHVAEKALQAAIQKARSLNIPVSIAIVDSGGHLLSFARLESVYGVIELAIKKARTAAMFGVDSDIMGTIISGAEIHGYGMLNSNEGLLTIAGGVVIKDTEGKIIGAIASSGGTPEQDKEIAETGASVIA is encoded by the coding sequence ATGGAATTAAGTTATCATGTAGCTGAAAAAGCACTACAAGCGGCTATACAAAAAGCAAGATCACTGAATATTCCCGTAAGTATTGCCATTGTAGATTCGGGTGGCCATCTGCTTTCTTTTGCAAGGCTTGAGAGTGTATATGGAGTGATCGAATTGGCAATCAAAAAAGCCCGTACAGCGGCAATGTTTGGTGTAGATAGTGATATCATGGGTACTATTATTTCAGGAGCAGAAATACATGGATATGGTATGCTCAATTCAAATGAAGGACTGCTAACCATTGCCGGAGGTGTGGTGATTAAAGATACTGAAGGAAAAATTATAGGTGCCATTGCTTCATCTGGCGGAACTCCTGAACAGGATAAAGAAATTGCAGAAACAGGAGCTTCTGTTATTGCTTAA
- a CDS encoding SDR family oxidoreductase, with product MENTKKIALVVGATGITGSNLAEELIAQGWTTYGLSRNPDNNIAGLHSVKANLLDEQSLIDALANISPTHVYFTTWMRNETEEENIRVNSMLVRNLLNVLSPKKSVQHVALVTGLKHYLGPFEAYVKEGKLPETPVREEHPRLSLPNFYYAQEDEVYKASERDGFTWSIHRPHTVVGYAVGNLMNIAATLAVYASICKETGRKFIWPGSEAQWNGVSDITDAGILAKQLVWVSTTESARNQAFNITNGDVFRWKWLWNRLADWFDIEADGFNGTIRPLEKEMKNDQEIWNSIAEKYSLKENNLDRLSSAWHTDLDLGRPLEVMCDMSKSRNLGFTSYKSTETSFIEVFERLRAENIIP from the coding sequence ATGGAAAATACAAAAAAAATTGCACTGGTAGTAGGAGCTACCGGAATTACGGGAAGTAATCTTGCCGAAGAACTTATTGCACAAGGCTGGACAACATATGGGCTATCAAGAAATCCTGACAATAACATTGCTGGTCTTCATTCCGTTAAAGCAAATCTGCTGGATGAACAGAGCCTGATAGACGCATTAGCCAACATCTCTCCTACTCATGTTTATTTTACAACCTGGATGCGTAATGAGACAGAAGAAGAAAATATTAGAGTTAATAGTATGCTCGTAAGAAATCTGTTAAACGTTTTATCTCCTAAAAAATCAGTTCAGCATGTAGCTCTGGTGACTGGGTTGAAGCATTATCTGGGGCCATTTGAAGCCTATGTAAAAGAAGGGAAACTTCCTGAAACACCTGTCCGAGAAGAGCATCCAAGACTTTCTCTCCCCAATTTCTATTATGCGCAGGAAGATGAAGTATACAAAGCTTCAGAAAGAGATGGCTTTACATGGAGTATCCATCGCCCACACACCGTTGTAGGATATGCTGTTGGGAACTTAATGAATATTGCGGCAACGTTAGCTGTTTATGCCAGTATCTGTAAAGAAACGGGAAGAAAATTTATCTGGCCTGGATCAGAAGCACAATGGAATGGCGTTTCCGACATCACTGATGCCGGAATACTGGCCAAACAGTTAGTCTGGGTCTCTACTACAGAATCCGCAAGAAACCAGGCTTTCAATATTACCAATGGAGATGTCTTCCGATGGAAGTGGCTTTGGAATAGACTAGCCGATTGGTTTGATATAGAAGCTGATGGCTTTAACGGAACCATAAGACCATTGGAAAAGGAAATGAAAAATGATCAGGAAATCTGGAATTCTATTGCCGAAAAATATTCATTGAAAGAGAACAATTTAGATCGTTTATCATCAGCATGGCATACGGATCTGGATCTTGGGAGACCTCTTGAAGTAATGTGTGATATGTCAAAAAGCAGAAACTTAGGATTTACTTCTTATAAAAGTACAGAAACCTCTTTTATAGAAGTATTTGAAAGATTAAGAGCTGAAAATATAATTCCATAA
- a CDS encoding Crp/Fnr family transcriptional regulator, producing the protein MITEDLLLSFNAETKHYKAGEIIFREEDIPLHYYQIEKGKIKLNNYTEDGKEFIQNIFSDGHSFGESLLFVERPYPMNAVCIEDSSVFRLPKSSFLDLIQSNPEISLNIYQCLAERMYYKYIMFYNLSFQIRHPN; encoded by the coding sequence ATGATCACTGAAGATTTATTACTTTCATTTAACGCAGAAACAAAACATTATAAAGCAGGAGAAATCATTTTTCGGGAAGAAGATATTCCTCTGCATTATTACCAGATAGAAAAAGGAAAAATTAAACTCAACAATTATACTGAGGATGGAAAGGAATTTATTCAAAATATATTCTCCGATGGCCATAGTTTTGGAGAGTCTCTTTTGTTCGTAGAACGTCCCTATCCTATGAACGCCGTATGTATAGAAGATTCTTCTGTTTTTAGATTGCCTAAATCCAGCTTTCTGGATCTGATACAAAGCAATCCTGAGATTTCTTTGAATATTTACCAATGCCTGGCAGAAAGAATGTATTATAAATATATTATGTTCTACAATCTTTCGTTTCAAATCCGGCATCCAAACTGA
- a CDS encoding DEAD/DEAH box helicase, giving the protein MTAFDLLSEPIRKYIRDKKWESLRRIQEASIQRIMTTDNNYVLISRTASGKTEAAFLPILSKVNFKEPGVKVLYISPLIALINDQFVRVEGLCEYLDVPVTKWHGEAAKGAKDRLLKNPEGIVLITPESLEAMFVNKPYNIRHLFSTLDYIVIDEIHSFLGSDRGTHLQSLLNRLQKVNAKKFSIVGLSATVSDANQYIELKNFLGNPDQTTIIRDSTPKPINAVFRYFTGSSNELPLALLKDLYVRTRESKVLISLMQEAE; this is encoded by the coding sequence ATGACAGCATTCGACCTGCTTTCTGAACCAATCAGAAAATATATCCGGGATAAAAAATGGGAGAGTCTGAGGAGAATTCAGGAAGCTTCCATTCAAAGAATTATGACAACGGATAACAATTATGTTTTAATATCCAGAACAGCTTCAGGTAAGACAGAGGCTGCTTTTCTGCCTATTTTATCTAAGGTGAATTTCAAAGAACCTGGGGTGAAAGTACTCTATATTTCTCCTTTAATTGCTTTAATTAATGATCAGTTTGTTCGTGTTGAAGGTCTTTGTGAATATCTCGATGTTCCGGTAACCAAGTGGCATGGAGAAGCGGCAAAAGGAGCTAAAGACAGATTATTAAAAAATCCGGAAGGTATAGTTCTCATTACTCCTGAATCTCTGGAGGCCATGTTTGTGAATAAACCGTACAATATCAGACATTTATTCTCAACACTCGATTATATTGTGATTGATGAGATTCATTCATTTTTGGGATCAGACCGTGGTACGCATTTGCAATCTCTTCTGAACCGTCTTCAAAAAGTAAATGCCAAAAAGTTTAGTATTGTTGGGCTTTCTGCTACAGTAAGTGATGCGAATCAATATATTGAACTTAAAAACTTTCTTGGAAACCCCGATCAAACCACAATCATCCGGGATTCAACTCCCAAGCCAATTAATGCTGTTTTCAGATACTTCACAGGCTCTTCGAATGAATTACCATTAGCTTTATTAAAGGACTTATATGTAAGAACAAGAGAAAGTAAAGTTCTTATTTCCCTAATGCAAGAGGCCGAGTAG
- a CDS encoding tellurite resistance TerB C-terminal domain-containing protein: MLNDNTIDDSIIDVSGNTETPINFGSMSSAPNDQPTAYDPNSWKIGQKYVRKLSLNEDQLKMLDKMSFSGNVFNEIEYCKIQIIKQFTRAIEYLYQHCIPINKSYATVIDELSEIIVCLRYNYRKDSLNYNYTFDSVQTEIFNHILKLCENTVREVYGIKRKINIDFNYNHPDILHQYNRKVVSKLEIFLTENQHQVLDADYKTNIILNENNTNRWKTKFDEIKEDYSNPLAFEREIFRLTEVNIKNPSVDAIFFEASKFIAEHDKACSLRLYIHYLDKNLNSPKFDQRQLNKTVQKNLFSTKEQLSDFEKILSEFITDRNLEQAVEKVNLFYTPKRKRITIDPEAIKSIQALDSETADILGQILNEEDEEILVKEADEVSHQQQVTITIPQIQEVQISKYLGLLNLSAIQMEILDLFEKQSFNILQADFGDFIKTKGLFMGSTIDAINECCYETLDDILIEEEDDYFIINTDYYKKLLNND, translated from the coding sequence ATGCTGAATGATAATACTATTGATGATTCCATAATAGATGTATCGGGAAATACAGAAACTCCGATTAATTTTGGAAGTATGTCTTCTGCTCCGAACGATCAACCTACTGCTTATGATCCTAATTCGTGGAAAATAGGGCAAAAGTATGTCCGTAAGCTATCTCTTAATGAAGATCAGCTCAAAATGCTGGATAAAATGTCTTTTTCCGGCAATGTTTTCAACGAAATAGAATACTGTAAAATACAAATAATCAAACAGTTTACAAGAGCTATTGAATATTTGTATCAGCATTGCATTCCTATCAATAAATCTTATGCTACAGTTATTGATGAACTTTCGGAAATCATTGTCTGCCTCCGTTACAATTATAGGAAAGACAGTTTAAACTACAATTATACATTTGATTCTGTACAAACAGAAATTTTCAATCATATTCTGAAATTATGTGAGAATACTGTTCGTGAAGTATACGGTATCAAAAGAAAGATCAATATTGATTTCAATTATAACCATCCGGATATTCTTCATCAGTATAATAGAAAAGTGGTTTCAAAATTGGAAATTTTTCTGACAGAAAATCAACATCAGGTTCTGGACGCCGACTATAAAACGAATATTATCCTTAATGAGAATAATACGAACCGTTGGAAAACCAAATTTGATGAGATCAAAGAAGATTATTCCAATCCATTGGCTTTTGAAAGAGAAATTTTCAGACTTACGGAAGTAAATATCAAAAATCCATCTGTTGATGCTATATTTTTCGAAGCTTCAAAGTTTATTGCAGAACATGATAAAGCTTGTTCCTTAAGACTTTATATCCATTATCTTGATAAAAATTTGAATTCTCCGAAGTTTGATCAAAGACAACTCAATAAGACCGTTCAAAAAAACTTATTTTCTACAAAGGAGCAACTGTCTGATTTTGAAAAGATCCTCAGTGAGTTTATCACTGACAGAAACCTGGAACAGGCTGTTGAAAAAGTGAATTTGTTCTATACTCCTAAAAGAAAAAGAATTACCATTGATCCTGAGGCGATTAAAAGCATTCAGGCTTTAGATTCTGAAACGGCAGATATTTTAGGCCAAATTCTGAATGAAGAAGATGAGGAAATTCTTGTAAAAGAAGCAGATGAAGTTTCTCACCAACAACAGGTAACCATTACTATTCCTCAAATTCAGGAAGTTCAAATTTCAAAGTATCTTGGCTTATTGAATTTATCAGCTATTCAAATGGAAATTCTGGATCTGTTTGAAAAACAAAGTTTTAACATACTTCAGGCTGATTTTGGAGACTTTATCAAAACCAAGGGCTTATTTATGGGATCTACCATAGATGCTATCAATGAATGCTGCTATGAAACTCTTGATGATATTCTCATTGAGGAAGAAGATGACTATTTTATTATAAACACCGATTACTATAAAAAACTTTTAAACAATGATTGA
- a CDS encoding chloramphenicol acetyltransferase produces the protein MKIIDLEQWNRKEHFEFFSKMANPYFGFTTEVDCTKAFDTAKEKGYSFFAYYYHKSMVAVNTIDELKLRIIDGQVVQFDTVHAGSTIGRPDGTFGFSFTHFSEAFEEFNAALQNEIKGVHESSGLRLSNERLGKDHIRHTTIPWFSFSALLHPTDLNTGESIPKISFGKFSIRDGRKYLPVSIEVHHGLADGIHIANYLKEFQKQLDL, from the coding sequence ATGAAGATTATAGACCTTGAGCAATGGAATAGAAAGGAACATTTTGAATTTTTCTCTAAAATGGCAAACCCATATTTTGGTTTTACAACAGAAGTAGACTGTACAAAAGCATTTGATACTGCCAAAGAGAAAGGATATTCTTTTTTTGCCTATTATTATCACAAGTCTATGGTTGCCGTGAATACAATTGATGAATTAAAGCTCAGAATCATTGACGGGCAGGTTGTTCAATTTGATACAGTTCATGCAGGAAGTACTATTGGAAGACCAGACGGAACTTTTGGTTTTTCATTTACTCATTTTTCAGAAGCATTTGAAGAGTTCAATGCAGCTCTTCAAAATGAAATAAAAGGAGTACATGAATCTTCAGGACTTAGACTTAGCAATGAAAGGTTAGGAAAAGATCACATAAGACATACTACAATTCCATGGTTTTCTTTCAGCGCCCTTCTTCATCCTACAGATCTTAATACGGGAGAATCCATTCCCAAAATTTCTTTTGGTAAATTCAGTATTCGTGATGGCAGAAAGTATCTGCCGGTTTCTATTGAAGTGCACCATGGGCTGGCAGATGGTATTCATATTGCTAACTATCTGAAAGAGTTTCAAAAACAGCTTGACTTATAG
- a CDS encoding SDR family oxidoreductase has product MSKTILITGAASGFGKIAAFDLAKKGHQVIATTQVYPQMSDLIREAKEQGVDLTVDKMDVTNPRDLAYIHQKYDIDILVSNAGIMEGGPIAEQPVDLIRSMFDVNVFGGLELAQGFIKKFISQKKPGKIVFTTSMGELWTVPYVAAYCASKHAMGSIAEGLRTELAPFDIKIATCNPGIFGTGFNDRGVDSIFRWYDPENNFTPLSAFDGAADSLAHQLDPQSMADCIVKVVLDDNSNFRNVHPKETEDFVKQLQAEAWTAKS; this is encoded by the coding sequence ATGAGTAAAACAATTCTAATTACAGGAGCAGCAAGTGGATTCGGAAAGATTGCCGCATTTGATCTTGCTAAAAAAGGACATCAGGTAATCGCTACTACCCAGGTTTATCCTCAAATGAGTGATTTAATTCGTGAGGCGAAAGAGCAGGGAGTAGATTTGACCGTTGATAAAATGGATGTCACCAATCCCAGAGACCTGGCTTATATCCACCAAAAGTATGATATTGATATCCTGGTGAGCAATGCAGGAATAATGGAAGGCGGGCCTATTGCAGAACAGCCTGTTGATCTGATTCGATCAATGTTTGATGTGAATGTATTCGGCGGACTTGAGTTAGCACAAGGATTCATCAAAAAGTTTATCAGTCAGAAGAAACCAGGAAAGATTGTATTTACAACTTCCATGGGCGAACTATGGACGGTTCCTTATGTTGCCGCTTATTGTGCTTCAAAACATGCTATGGGATCTATTGCTGAAGGACTAAGAACAGAGCTGGCTCCTTTTGATATTAAAATAGCAACCTGTAATCCGGGGATATTCGGTACAGGTTTCAATGATCGTGGAGTAGATTCTATTTTCCGTTGGTATGATCCTGAAAATAATTTTACCCCTTTGTCTGCATTTGATGGAGCTGCAGATTCATTGGCCCATCAGCTTGATCCTCAATCTATGGCGGATTGCATTGTAAAGGTAGTTCTGGACGACAATTCTAATTTCAGAAATGTACACCCAAAGGAAACGGAAGATTTTGTAAAACAATTACAGGCAGAAGCCTGGACTGCAAAAAGCTAA
- a CDS encoding Crp/Fnr family transcriptional regulator produces the protein MFEVLLSHIQNKVEINDEQKILIQNFFTIKKLKKKQYLLQEGDVCKCLSFVSKGLLKSYFPDEKGNEHINMFAFEGWWISDFNSFIHQEKAVLNIDAVEDTEVLLITLDDYEKMMLEVPVMDRYFRILYQNSLVTKDYRLLVSNGYSAEEKYLQLAQKNPEMMKRVPHNLIASYLGLAPETISRIRKKNLLNNT, from the coding sequence ATGTTTGAGGTATTACTTTCCCATATTCAGAATAAGGTTGAGATCAATGATGAACAGAAAATTCTGATTCAGAATTTTTTCACAATAAAAAAACTGAAGAAAAAACAATATTTGTTACAGGAAGGAGATGTATGTAAATGTCTTTCATTTGTCAGTAAAGGATTGCTTAAATCTTATTTTCCTGACGAAAAGGGAAATGAGCACATCAATATGTTTGCTTTTGAAGGCTGGTGGATTTCTGACTTCAACAGCTTTATTCATCAGGAAAAAGCGGTTTTAAATATTGATGCTGTAGAAGATACTGAAGTATTGTTGATTACTTTAGACGATTACGAGAAAATGATGCTGGAAGTTCCTGTAATGGATCGTTATTTCAGAATTCTATATCAAAATAGCCTTGTTACCAAAGATTACAGACTTCTTGTTTCAAATGGATATTCTGCTGAAGAAAAATACCTGCAACTGGCACAGAAAAACCCGGAAATGATGAAAAGGGTTCCTCATAATCTTATAGCCTCCTATCTTGGATTGGCTCCAGAAACCATCAGTAGGATTCGTAAAAAGAATTTGTTGAATAATACTTGA
- a CDS encoding helix-turn-helix domain-containing protein, with protein sequence MENTSEIIFDKLVYSCAFESYRGHEEFIPDHFLGFQLSGETHAFHEQGKTVIKENTVVVVRKNQLIRTMKYPSKQEKYQFLSITLDDETLRQYSAENKITAEQPFPEHQKLFFEPDDFFKTYFTSLIPYVDRTKDIPPRLAALKIMEAIELLLQSHPDIKNLLFDFSEPHKIDLKEFMNKNFMFNVSIEAFARLTGRSLSGFKRDFNKIFNTSPKQWLKERRLKEAYYLIKNKDKRPSDIYLDLGFENLSHFYFSFKQKFGVTTTEI encoded by the coding sequence ATGGAAAATACTTCTGAAATCATATTTGATAAGTTAGTTTATTCGTGTGCTTTTGAATCGTATAGAGGGCATGAAGAGTTTATTCCTGATCATTTTTTAGGATTTCAGCTATCTGGAGAAACTCATGCTTTCCATGAGCAGGGTAAAACAGTTATTAAAGAAAATACAGTAGTTGTGGTCAGAAAAAATCAGTTGATCAGAACGATGAAATACCCTTCAAAACAGGAAAAATATCAGTTTCTTTCGATTACATTGGACGATGAAACTCTCAGGCAGTACTCCGCGGAGAATAAGATAACGGCAGAACAACCATTCCCTGAGCATCAAAAGTTATTTTTTGAACCGGATGATTTTTTTAAAACGTATTTTACATCCCTCATTCCTTATGTTGATAGAACGAAAGATATTCCTCCAAGACTGGCTGCCTTAAAAATAATGGAAGCTATAGAACTTCTTCTCCAAAGTCATCCTGATATTAAAAATCTTTTGTTCGACTTTTCAGAGCCGCATAAAATTGATCTGAAGGAGTTTATGAATAAAAATTTCATGTTTAATGTATCCATAGAAGCCTTTGCAAGGCTTACAGGGCGCAGTCTTTCAGGGTTTAAGCGGGATTTTAACAAGATATTTAATACGAGCCCAAAGCAATGGCTGAAAGAAAGGAGATTGAAGGAAGCCTATTATTTGATTAAAAATAAGGATAAACGACCTTCTGATATTTATCTGGATCTGGGATTTGAAAACCTGTCTCATTTTTATTTTTCATTTAAACAGAAATTCGGAGTTACAACCACAGAGATATAA
- a CDS encoding PPC domain-containing DNA-binding protein, whose translation MEIQNLKGNHWSAKKVDQIYIVSLKSHSNIVEALTDFVQNQNIQAGEVTGIGAVSEATLRFFSFETKSYVDKTFHEQMEVANISGNVSVIEGKPVLHLHITLGRQDYTALAGHLLEAKINGAGEFILYPLHTRAVKIKDLETGINFYDFEK comes from the coding sequence ATGGAAATACAAAATTTAAAAGGAAATCATTGGTCAGCAAAAAAAGTAGATCAGATTTATATAGTAAGTCTTAAAAGCCATTCCAATATTGTAGAGGCTTTAACTGATTTTGTTCAAAATCAGAATATCCAGGCTGGAGAAGTTACCGGAATAGGTGCTGTAAGTGAAGCAACGCTTAGATTCTTTAGTTTTGAAACAAAAAGCTATGTTGATAAAACCTTCCACGAACAAATGGAAGTCGCCAATATTTCAGGAAATGTTTCTGTAATTGAGGGGAAACCTGTACTTCACCTTCATATTACATTAGGGAGACAAGACTATACGGCTTTAGCAGGACATCTTTTAGAAGCAAAGATCAATGGTGCCGGTGAGTTTATATTGTATCCTTTGCACACCCGAGCTGTAAAAATTAAAGATTTAGAAACCGGAATTAACTTTTATGATTTTGAAAAATAA